In Nerophis ophidion isolate RoL-2023_Sa linkage group LG12, RoL_Noph_v1.0, whole genome shotgun sequence, a single window of DNA contains:
- the c2cd4a gene encoding C2 calcium-dependent domain-containing protein 4A, which produces MWVVEKIRESMENSILPVSSTEFSFKIGDIMFGDKSDRPRRISLFPNVITPDNIPEFCIPPTIPSLQEIKNTDRGSRLVKLIGYEKPAVEVTRCEPRNSHIIQVESVDEGCSDEETTNADPHSQAALSLPHMAKAQTCYGFCTLLESPHTRRKESLFHADPGSSPLLLPRSRSATCSKANPPPPSSPSSFSLNTLSSRLSSRGHSPNWLGTMDSDTTSSTESSPFSSPLLTRCPAKSSLFKALSHELLLSRNMRKAMVSRNNSLSTDEGSSTDNSPNVMRRASEGLVEGLPSCYRLAPPTIFPMDLTLHRERVMKERMVPVGKDGSLRLSSEYCPDNQRLRVRLISAEGLYPLSVDPKIINCSVSLSLMPGKVQKQRSTVIRKSRNPIFNEDFFFDAISEEDLSVRSLRFKVVNKMSTLKRDYLLGSCDLPLCTIVTV; this is translated from the coding sequence ATGTGGGTTGTGGAGAAGATCCGCGAGTCAATGGAGAACTCCATTCTGCCCGTCTCATCAACAGAATTCAGCTTCAAGATCGGAGACATTATGTTTGGGGACAAATCGGACAGACCCAGAAGGATTTCCCTCTTCCCGAATGTCATCACCCCTGACAACATCCCAGAGTTCTGCATCCCTCCAACCATCCCGTCCTTGCAGGAAATAAAGAACACGGACCGGGGTTCCCGTCTGGTGAAACTGATCGGCTACGAGAAGCCCGCTGTGGAGGTGACCCGGTGCGAGCCTAGGAATTCGCACATCATACAGGTGGAAAGCGTTGATGAGGGCTGCAGTGACGAGGAGACCACCAACGCGGATCCTCACAGCCAGGCCGCCTTGTCCCTCCCTCACATGGCCAAAGCTCAGACCTGCTACGGGTTTTGCACCTTACTAGAGAGCCCACACACCCGGAGAAAGGAGTCCCTCTTCCATGCCGACCCGGGCTCCTCTCCCCTGCTGCTTCCCAGGAGTCGATCCGCGACATGCTCCAAAGCCAACCCACCCCCACCGTCTTCCCCTTCCTCCTTTAGCCTCAATACTCTGTCCTCCAGGCTCTCCTCGAGAGGACACAGCCCCAACTGGCTAGGCACTATGGACAGTGACACCACATCCTCCACGGAGTCGTCCCCGTTCAGCTCGCCCCTGCTGACCAGGTGCCCCGCCAAGTCGTCCCTCTTTAAGGCACTGAGCCACGAACTACTGCTGTCAAGGAACATGAGGAAGGCCATGGTGTCCAGGAACAATTCCCTGTCCACAGATGAGGGCAGCTCCACGGACAACAGCCCCAACGTGATGAGGAGGGCGTCCGAGGGCTTAGTGGAGGGCCTCCCTAGCTGCTACAGACTGGCACCACCCACCATCTTTCCCATGGACTTGACCCTGCACAGGGAGAGGGTAATGAAAGAAAGAATGGTGCCCGTGGGGAAAGACGGCAGCCTGAGACTCTCATCCGAGTACTGCCCAGACAACCAAAGACTGCGAGTCCGCCTGATCAGCGCGGAGGGCCTGTACCCTCTCTCCGTGGACCCCAAGATCATTAACTGCAGCGTCAGCCTCTCGCTGATGCCGGGGAAAGTTCAGAAGCAACGCAGCACCGTCATCCGAAAGAGCCGCAATCCCATCTTCAACGAAGATTTCTTTTTCGACGCGATCTCGGAGGAAGACCTCAGTGTGCGCTCTCTTCGGTTCAAAGTGGTCAACAAAATGTCCACCCTGAAACGAGATTATCTGCTGGGGAGTTGTGATCTGCCTCTTTGCACTATTGTCACCGTCTGA